A stretch of the Gracilinanus agilis isolate LMUSP501 chromosome 4, AgileGrace, whole genome shotgun sequence genome encodes the following:
- the SELENBP1 gene encoding methanethiol oxidase, with protein sequence MAKCQKCGPGYPTPLDAMKGPREELLYLPCIYRNTGTEAPDYLATVDVDPKSPYYSQVIHRLPMPNMKDELHHSGWNTCSSCFGDSTKSRTKLILPSLISSRIYVVDVASDPRAPKLHKVVEPTEVMSKCDLACLHTSHCLASGEVMISALGDAKGNAKGGFVLLDGETFEVKGTWQKPGGAAPMGYDFWYQPRHNVMISSEWAAPNVFKNGFNPADVSAGLYGSQLHVWDWQRRELIQTLQMQDGLIPLEIRFLHNPDASQGFVGCALSSNIQRFYKNEGGKWEIEKVIQVPPKKVEGWMLPDMPGLITDILLSLDDRFLYFSNWIHGDVRQYDISDPQRPRLAGQIFLGGSIVRGGPVRVLQDEELNCQPEPLVVKGKKVQGGPQMIQLSLDGRRLYVTTSLYSAWDKQFYPDLVREGSVMLQVDVNTEKGGLKLNPNFLVDFGKEPLGPALAHELRYPGGDCSSDIWI encoded by the exons ATGG CTAAATGTCAAAAATGTGGGCCTGGCTATCCTACCCCTCTGGATGCTATGAAAG GGCCTCGAGAGGAGCTTCTCTACCTGCCTTGTATCTATAGAAACACAGGTACAGAGGCCCCAGACTACTTGGCTACTGTTGATGTGGACCCCAAGTCTCCTTATTACAGCCAG GTGATACATAGACTGCCAATGCCTAATATGAAAGATGAGCTGCACCATTCAGGCTGGAACACCTGTAGCAGCTGCTTTGGAGACAGCACCAAGTCTCGAACCAAACTAATCCTGCCCAGCCTCATTTCCTCCCGCATCTATGTGGtggatgtggcctcagaccccaGGGCTCCAAAGTTGCATAAG GTGGTGGAGCCCACAGAAGTGATGTCCAAGTGTGACCTGGCCTGCCTACACACTAGCCACTGTCTGGCCAGTGGAGAGGTGATGATCAGTGCCTTGGGGGATGCTAAGGGCAATGCTAAAG GAGGGTTTGTACTGCTAGATGGGGAGACATTTGAGGTGAAGGGGACATGGCAGAAGCCTGGAGGTGCTGCTCCAATGGGCTACGACTTCTGGTATCAGCCTCGGCACAATGTCATGATCAGCAGTGAGTGGGCTGCCCCCAATGTGTTCAAAAATGGTTTCAACCCTGCAGATGTCAGTGCTG GGTTATATGGGAGCCAGCTACATGTGTGGGACTGGCAGCGTCGAGAGCTGATACAAACTCTACAGATGCAGGATGGACTAATCCCTCTGGAGATCCGATTCTTGCACAACCCAGATGCCTCCCAGGGCTTTGTGGGGTGTGCCCTCAGCTCTAATATCCAGCGCTTCTACAAGAATGAG GGAGGCAAGTGGGAAATTGAAAAGGTGATCCAGGTGCCACCCAAGAAAGTGGAGGGATGGATGCTGCCTGATATGCCAG gCCTGATCACAGATATCCTCTTGTCATTGGATGACCGTTTCCTCTACTTTAGCAACTGGATTCATGGTGACGTGAGGCAATATGATATATCAGATCCTCAAAGGCCCCGCTTGGCTGGACAG ATATTCCTTGGGGGCAGCATTGTTCGGGGAGGTCCTGTGAGAGTCCTACAAGATGAGGAATTGAACTGTCAACCGGAGCCCTTGGTGGTTAAG GGTAAGAAGGTCCAAGGTGGTCCCCAGATGATCCAGCTTAGCTTGGATGGACGTCGTCTCTATGTCACCACCTCCCTGTATAGTGCTTGGGATAAGCAGTTCTACCCTGACCTCGTTAG AGAAGGCTCAGTGATGCTGCAGGTTGATGTAAACACAGAAAAGGGGGGCCTGAAACTTAACCCTAACTTCCTGGTCGATTTTGGGAAGGAGCCTTTGGGTCCAGCCTTAGCTCATGAGCTCCGATACCCTGGGGGTGACTGCAGCTCTGACATCTGGATATGA